A single genomic interval of Bartonella sp. HY328 harbors:
- a CDS encoding tetratricopeptide repeat protein has protein sequence MKTPILKLLFIAIASMVFVNFAHSKDLIADFRQKAEQGDAIAQFEMGAAYDIGKAIAQDKVQAVKWYRLSADQGFSKAQFNLAVKYLLGDGVEMNKLEAVKWFKRAAEQGEVRSQYNVATAYLTGEGEVKNTQEAIKWFKLASDQGYVDAQFALANIYFFGEGVDKDREQGIMLFKLAAEQGDAKSQYNLGIIYYNGMGVTMDKVEAAKWYRRSADQGYADAQFNLGCNYMHGEGVEKNMDEAVKWFQLAAAQGHRFAQDTLKQLGK, from the coding sequence TTGAAAACGCCGATTTTAAAACTTTTATTTATTGCAATAGCCAGTATGGTTTTCGTCAATTTTGCTCACAGTAAGGACCTTATTGCAGATTTTCGCCAAAAAGCCGAGCAAGGCGATGCAATTGCTCAATTTGAAATGGGGGCAGCCTATGATATCGGCAAAGCCATTGCGCAAGATAAGGTGCAAGCGGTTAAGTGGTATCGCCTTTCAGCCGATCAAGGGTTTTCAAAAGCCCAATTTAATTTAGCGGTTAAATACTTGCTTGGTGATGGCGTTGAAATGAATAAGCTGGAAGCTGTAAAATGGTTTAAAAGAGCAGCAGAACAAGGCGAAGTTCGATCTCAATATAATGTTGCTACCGCCTATTTAACGGGTGAAGGGGAAGTTAAAAATACGCAGGAAGCAATAAAGTGGTTTAAACTTGCCTCAGATCAGGGCTATGTCGATGCGCAATTTGCTTTAGCAAACATATATTTCTTTGGCGAAGGGGTTGATAAGGATAGAGAGCAAGGGATTATGCTATTCAAACTTGCTGCCGAGCAAGGCGATGCTAAATCTCAATATAATCTAGGAATTATCTATTATAATGGAATGGGTGTCACCATGGATAAGGTTGAGGCGGCAAAGTGGTATAGGCGCTCTGCCGATCAAGGATATGCCGATGCGCAATTTAACCTTGGTTGTAATTATATGCATGGCGAAGGGGTGGAAAAAAATATGGATGAAGCTGTTAAATGGTTTCAGCTTGCGGCGGCTCAAGGCCATAGATTTGCCCAAGATACGTTAAAGCAACTGGGTAAATAA